The genomic DNA TGAGCTCCTCGTCGTTCCTCACGGCCAGCTGCAGGTGGCGCGGGATGATGCGCGTCTTCTTGTTGTCGCGGGCCGCGTTGCCCGCCAGCTCCAGGATCTCGGCCGTCAGGTACTCCAGCACGGCCGCCATGTACACGGGCGCGCCGGCGCCCACGCGCTCCGCGTAGTTGCCCTTGCGCAGCAGCCGGTGCACGCGCCCCACCGGGAACTGCAGCCCGGCGCGGGACGACCGCGACTTGGCCTTGGCGCGGGCCTTGCCTCCTTGCTTGCCGCGGCCAGACATTATGGCGGAATAAGCAATAACTGCTGCTTTTTCAAGCTAAGGATATGGAAAGGTGAAGCAATTTGGTGTAATTTATAAGATAATGTCGGGAGGGGGTGAAGAAATAGTGGTTTGATTGGCTGAGAACGGAGCTGCCTCAAACAGCCAATAGGAGAGCAGAAGCTAGACTCGCAGGTTTACATCCTGCAGTGCCGGAAATGacggatttttctttttaatttaccaATCGATGAGCGCCACATTAAAGCTCCCTATTTACACCTCGGGAATTTTACAAGGCAGAAGATTTTCGCGGAATTGTTTATTTTAGTATGGTAACTTAtaggagtttgttttgtttgcccaGTTAAGAGCTGGGAAATCCaaaaaagacatacacacacccccaagATCACAAAAGAGGACAGACACTCCCCTCAAGAGTATTGGATTTCCCCCTGGAGCTTTAAATTACTCCAGATCTCAGAGGCAGACTCCGTGAAGGAACTAACGAAGCTGCCTTCCTTACCTTCCTTAGCTTTGTTTTTGGCTCGCCCAAGCCCCACCTCTGCTCTACTGAATCCTTTGACCAAGGATTAGATGAGCTTTCCATTCTCCTCTTTGACCTCCAGGAGGCGTCTGTCGCCACCTTGTTCCCCTGGCTTTCAAGATGTCACCCTCTTTTCATCTCCGATTTTCTTTACCCTGCTCCTGTTCTCTTCCCACTTCTAAATCCACGAATTTAGCCGATCTATCCTATCCCAGCTCTTCGCTCTAGAAGGTTTACAAGCTTCCAGCTAGTCCAGACTCGTTTCTCTATCTCAGACTGCTGTATCAACGCTTACCAGGCATGTAACTAGTTTGTCTCAGCAAGCACCTTATAGCCCTTGAACGTAAACTCCACATTCCTATGCTCTCTCCCAAGACTTGCGCCCACCAACTTTCAGGTACCAACATAGACTCTGATCTTGCCTTTGTCACAACAGCGTATCTTGCCATTTTCTTCCTTAACCTGAATCCAACCCTTGTCCATTTTGCATTCCTCAAGATTCCAGCGTCAGCACCGAAAGAATAGTTTTGTCTGCAGACTTGAATGATcatctcctagtctcacctatccccacctctaccccagcacctttcctttaaaattctTCCAGGAAatcctgtttcttccttcctagTGTCCCATCCGGCCCCCTACCCAGCAAAACGCTTGCCCTTTCCTTGGTAATCCTGTGACAGCACTAtgcatataaagaaaacaatagcgTTCAAGCCCACCCTTTTAGAGCTCGTCTAAtattccttctcctcctcatttcttctggggtttactttctattttgtgtgtatgggtgttttgtctgcgcCTGGTGCCGGTGTCGGGCAGgcttcagatttcctggaactggatttgatAGCCATATTGTGGGTGATAAGAAtcgaacctaggtcttctggaagattaGCCAGTGTTCTCAAAGGCTGTTgtgccatcatctctccagcccctcaactgGCACTGACTGAATGTGCAAACAATACAGGTCATTAACAATAGTACACATGGTGAAATGTCTAGAAATGGCAGAAGGCTGGTGAATTGTGTGAATTAATGTTAGCCATATGCAGGAATTAGTCCTGGGGAAGACGCTGTGATACACTTGGGGAATGACCAAATCCAGTCATAGGACATGAGGTCACAAGTCTAAccccagcatttagaaggctgAGTATGAAGATTGCCAGGAGTTCAatactagcctgagctacacaaaataaattttaaaaaaagataaagccAATGAAGGTGTTTCCTCAGTAAGTGAAATGTAACATAATTCAGAGAATAACTCTAGCCCTtttttgatgatttcattttAGAAAGTGAATGAGTTTACAGAAAGTTGTGATTCACAGAGGTCACAGGTGGCATATGATGGGAATATGCTGTGTTCCTCCAACatatagaagagagagagagagagagagagagagagagagagagagagagagagagagagagagaaagagagagacagcacTTGCTTCAGTTCCAGGCACTCTCATGGTAGCTCACATCAGGACACACACACTTGTGACTTCGAGCACCAAGAAATATGTTcagacagacaaaacacacacataaaagtgatCACTGGGCAGtagtgatgtacacctttaatcccagcacttgggtggcagaggcagaaggatcctggggcaagttccaggacaatcagggctacacagagaaaccctggggggggggggggttggagttTGAGAAAGGAGAGCCTGTTGTGGGAAATGTATCTAATGTTGGCTGTACTTTCATTCTGAACTATTCATAAATTTCCATAGTATTTTGTTAGCCATTCCACTATGCAAGTTTTAACAGTGTCAACTTTGGAGACATCTGAGAACAAAACCCCCAGTAACAGGGAACACCACACACAGCCCTGGCACCTTCTAAGGCTCTGCTTGAACCTCTGGATTTCTTATCAGTGACCTGTGTTATGAAGAAGGCCAAAGGGAAAGAGGACTGCTGAACCCAATAAGTCCTGTTCTAGAGGCTATTTACAAAATGGATAATAATTTTCTGTttcacagataaagaaaaaagggCTTGGGGGCACTTGTTGAAGGTCCGTAGTCACTCACTAACCCAAGTTTTTCATACTGGAACAACATACTCTTAATGACTTCATTCATAATCTTTCACTAACCAGATACTGGCATAATGAACTTGTAAGCATTATagcttggatggaaaggtatcctggcagctGAGAGCCAAGGagtaccacaaagtcacaccacacaacagaCCTCACACAGGAGAGGAATTTATTGGGAGAGGAATAAACAAGaaaggtgtctgcctctgctagggtgagaaacagcagcaaactgaacaggataCAGGGTTTATATAGAGTTTCTTGGGAAGGGGGGTGAACTTTTCAGGGTGGCAATTGGTGGGATTTCATGTTCCAAGATTGGACTTTTTTACTCTGTAGGATGGGGACAGGATCCAGCAATTAGGGCAGTTAGAGTATTCCGAGGGTGGAACCTGGCAGTTAGAGGTCCTGGGAAGGGACCTGGCCACTCGTGTGTCTTGAGGGGCTTACAGAAGTCACTTGTCCGTCATTACTTTCCTCCTCTATAAAAGAGAATTATTTTGAGACTTTATTAGATAGGTCTACACAGGCTGGTATGCGTCGGGCTCCATTGTTGTCTATTTCTCCCCGGAACTCCTTCCCAGCATTTTAAGCAAAGCCTTCCTAGAATAGACAGAGCAGACCATTTGCAAAGTACACCCCATCACTAACAGGTCGCCTTCAGCTTCCTTTGATACCTCTGGGATTATTTGCCAAAGGCAGCTGAGTTCCTTCCCAGACAATTTAATTAAGCAAACATTCACTTTGTGCTCTACCCTTATTCCAGCCAcagtcccttcccctcccttcccatctcctccctctccttcctcagctCTCTGCCACTGACTGGCTCCTGTGCTTGCTTCATCTTCTCTTGACCCAGCAAGTTCTCACCTTTCCAGTCCCAAACCCTTCCACACACACAGTGTCCACATAGCTCTTTTCACATCCTATGACAGCATTTGCCCCCCAACTTTTTCTTAACGTTTATTTCACCCCCATGTCTTCTTTATATTTGTAACAATAGTTAGTGATTCCTACTACCTGGCTTATAGTAGGTAATTAACTAtttgataaaaattaattaaacaataCTTTTAGAAAATTCATGCTTTTTCTCCcctatgttatttatttttactccACAAAACTTTCCAAATGCTGAAATGTTACCCGgctgatagaatgcttgcctagcatgcacaaggcacggagttggatctccagcaccccaTAAAAAGGGCatgtggttcatgcctgtaatcctagcaaatTGGGAGGTAgcagcagaaggatcagaagttcatggctaaccttggctacaaagcaagtttgaagccaacctgggataGATGAGACTCTTGTCTCTAAAaagaattgggggtgggggcaataATGAGAGTCACCCTGCCCTAAAACTCTGTAAGTATTTTAGGTCACTGgaaaagagacattttcttcagttctgGAACCataaacatttacaaaaaaaaaaaagatttacataATGGTTACCTATTGACTGATAGTATTGACTTCCTGGATGCCTTCTGAAGCACTGGAAATTTCCTGTCTCTTCATAGGGTGCACTCTTGCAAAACTAAGCTGAACAGTTAAGATTCCTAAATTTTGTATGTGTAAATTATACCTCAACGAACACAAAAGttagtgaataaataataaagtaaaataataaagtaatgtCACATCATGGGGGGACAGTGAGCAGCTTGTTGAGCACCCCAATCCATGTTACAGGTGTTTGCTGTGTGTTGTGGCCACACAAAGAGACCACCATAATTTCTCAGGACATAATGCCTCAAAAAGTCTTGATATGCCCAGGATAGACCCCTCAGCAAATAAGAGATATTATTGCAACTGTGATTTTTATCGAAAACAAAGACAATAAGCTTACTATATACAGCttacacttaatttttttcttttaaaaggaatgaataaacaaaaaataaaaatatcaatttctGTCCATTTATGTGTATGGGGTGGCCGTGAGTGGCTGAGGATGAATATTTAGACATATTTGCTACACCTTTATGTCTCTATTTAACTTACCTTTTATATGCTTCTTTATTATTGAAAGACTGGCCATTATACATTTATGGTCATCCTAAAAGTTaagtttaccttttttttttttttagattttatttatttattatttatacagtattctgcttccatgtatatctgcacaccagaagagggcaccagatctcattacagatggttgtgagccaccatgtggttgctgggaattgaactcaggagctctggaagagcagtcagtgctcttaacctctgagccatctctccagccctaagtttACCTTTTAAAGTGCTAAAATCACCCAGTATCTTAAgcctccaaaaaagaaaaacactgtagAAGCCCCACAAAACTTCCTTTGCAAATGTAGTAAAAATGTTGGCTCCTTCCTGTTAGACTTTGGTTCATTTATCCACCCAATGTATTTTTTTGGTGGTTAATACAGGTCTTACTGTATCACCCAGTCTTACCTCAGCCTTTCCTACTCattagaattacagacatgtgccgcCATGTCTAAGATATTTCATCCAGTACATCATACTGAACATTTAAGTACGCTCACTGTGAACTTGGCCTcccacatttaaaataatgtccCATCCCAGTACTCACTGCCACTGTGGACTGCCTACCACTGGGGACAAGCAAGTCTCCAGGCCATGACCCGAATGATGGAACCTTTCCATGCCCTGTGATCCCATGACCACCTAGCGTGTGCCCTGCCTTCACTCAAGTTCTTTTCACCCACAGTAGTGACAAAGGGTCCTCTTGTCCTATGCTACCTTAAACACAGTCCCCACATACAAGCCAGAGTGGACATTTGAGTgaacattttcattctttttttcttttctttctttgtgattCTGCTTTGGGTCTGGGGTCATTCGGAGATACCCCAGTCTGACCATCAATAAATTTTAACAGAGAAGATGCTTTTATTCAGATACTTGTGCTAGCTAGGTCTACACCTGCGCCAGGTCCACACCCAGGACTCAAGATTTTGAGCCACTTTAGTCAGCCACTTTCTATATGTTGCAGAACCACAAGGAGAGAGGGGCAGATGGACAAATGACAGGACAGGGGTTATACAGGATTTGTTTGTAATATTTCATAACTTGAGATGCACAAATGGAAATCACTGCAACACTTCCCTGTGGgcagacactgtagccccacctcctagtagcccccaCAGGTGTGCTGGGGcacgcccgtgagggcgtggtcaggggaggtctaaggtgACGTGGGAACGATTCTTAAGGGACCGCGCACATGTGaatagccccttctttctggcccctctctctggctggctgccttgctgcccctggcacgctcagGCTTGcccttggctggtgtttatctgaataaagaaatcttagccttacggactacggatcatctttgagcccACGTTGAGCCCAATAATCATCAGTTGGCGCCAACCCCTGCGACCCAGGAGCCCGCTGGGGCCTCTGCCTTCAGCCAGGAAAGGCCGCCTGGCCTAGGAGCTGCAGGGAGCACCCCGCCGTGGTATCTCCACAGTGAGTTACCCattctgcttctccctccccctcccctgcgcCTGCCCGCAGGCGCCTGCTTGAGCGCCCCTCTTGTTTCTGTGGCCTGTAGCGACTGGCAGAAAAACCGCGCGGCTGCCGCTTTGCAGCCTTCATCCACAGAAGGCGCTCACCGCTCCTGCTTCCCGGCTCCCGCTTTGCTGTGAGCCGCTGTGCCTGTCCCAACCTCGGCTTCTCGCTGCCGCCTTCGTTTCCCGGGCTCCGCCCGCCGTCCGCTGGCCCAGATTCTGGAGGCATCTGCTGCTGAGTGAGTCTTTTCAAATTTAGCTGTGGGCACGGTCACCTGCCTGACGCAAATACCCGCCAGGTACATTCTAAAAATTTCTTAGTGCCTAGAAGTTTTCTGAAAAGTTTCGGATCCTACTCAAAATAGACGCGACTGCGCCACCTACTGGTCATACATAGTTACTGCACCTGGAGATGGCATTACCAGTAAATGTAACCGAATTTCTGTCGCCCTTCCCACTATATAATCTCGCCTATTCTTATGCGCAttcagtgctggagaaacaggCTGACTTGCTGAATATTGGCTTATATGTCTTATTAGCTGTGAAtgtattaatttacatgttcCTCCGGAACAAAGGGAAGGCTGATTTCCCCACCCgcctacaggacatgcaagctttGCGAAACGAGGTTTTAGAAGGAACAAGAACGGCTTATAATACACTTATGGAGATAGTAGAAGAGAAACTGGATGATAGGCTTCGTTCTGTGTTTTATACAACAcaggcagatctgtctactactcaagctgaaatgcagcacatttataataacataaacacagagagatgctccatttTAGAGGCTTTACAGGTtaagcaggcagaagactgtgatgaattaaaaaatattttagaggcCTTACAGGTTAAGCAGGCGGGAGACCgtgatgaatttaaaaatattttagaggcCTTACAGGTTAAGCAGGCGGGAGACCgtgatgaatttaaaaatattttagaggcCTTACAGGTTAAGCAGGCGGGAGACCgtgatgaatttaaaaatattttagaggcTTTACAGGTTAAGCAGGCGCGAGACCgtgatgaattaaaaaatattttagaggcTTTACAGGTTAAGCAGGCGGGAGACCgtgatgaatttaaaaatattttagaggcCTTACAGGTTAAGCAGGAGGCCTTACAGGTTAAGCAGGCGGGAGACCgtgatgaattaaaaaatattttagaggcCTTACAGGTTAAGCAGGCGGAAGACCGTGATGAGCTAAAGGATATTTTAGGGACGTTACGAGCTAAGCAGGCAGCGGACTGTGATGAATTAAAGAACATGTGTAACCAACTAGAAACTCaaaaagtctctctctcctattcctttgttactaagatgcaagatacccaggataggtttaaacaattggataatgccattaatTCAATGGCTAAAAAATGCAAGTGGGTGGATGATAGAGTTGAGTCTAAGTTTCAAAGCTTGCACCATGaattacagaacagggctgacaaaTTAGAAAGGTCTGTCAagtcgattgctgaggcaaatcatgacctcaaggCTAAACTTAAACACCTAGAAAACcgtatggaagagcagtcacagcAATTCACGGATTTGCTGTCATGCCtaaaatcttttatgattaaggagattgaaacttttcgagaggatatcattactagactCAAGGATCATTGGGAGGAtttggagacagaatcactccaatcggaggcacctactccacccaggtatcttgATCATTCTAAAGTCATTACGAGTACACCATTGGTCAACCCACCAacaatggtagaaaagccaccaactaaaaagcactcccagggacaggtggcttatgtacggcaacctatacagctgaaggatcttaagcatattaaagaatcagttgtctcatatggtctccatagcccatacgtaaaacagctattacactcatgggcaacctttaacagggtgacacccgcAGATTGGATAGGACTGgtgtcagctgtccttgagaagTCTTGCCAAATTGAATGGAAAGCATTACTTAGAGAAGAGGGAAAACTCGTAGAGCGGCAGGCCATTAGGGACGGGGTTGATGCACCCCTTCAGAAgatcctaggagaaggtatttatgctgacccacaggttcaggctgaatatgacgatCATATGCTGTCCCTGTGCgggaaagcagcactaaatgcatgggataaggttcgtgagcccgGAGAACGACTAGAAATTTACAcgaaaatagaacagggacaaacagaaccatttacgGACTTCTTAGGCcggttgaccagagcagtagacatacAAGTAGCAGATCCAGCGATACGACATCCAATTGTGTATAGCTTAGCTTATAGCAATGCAaatccaatatgcaaaagaatacttttgcctttaaagatcacaTCAGCTCCattagaagaatgggttctgcatgctgcccacattgactataatgtgcaaggtgctggagtctgggcaggagaagccatCCCAAGAGGCTTCAAAGGGCAGCAGGAGAGTCCCAGAGGTGTAGGAAGAACCCCCCCCAGAAGACCACAACAGTGTCAGGAAAccagatgtttcagctgtggcagaatgggacatattaagacaAATTGTAGACAtgggaattctaacaatgcctcatacaaaAGGCCACCGCCTTTGGGATTATGTAGGAggtgtggtaagggcagacactagACCAATGGATGTAGATAcaccagagacatacaaggaaaccatTTATAGTCggcatgctagaagcctcagaatttcattaaaaacactgtgtaaatagcaagggtttaaaaaaggatttttctatcacatggcaacaagtcaaggagaTAGTAAAAAAACTACCCTACCTGTTCATTCTATAATCAAGTTCCATTACCAGCAGGCAGTATTCCCAAGggtatagacacattttcagagtttcaatGAGCCACTGCTATTGGCTCTAAAAAGGCCGATTCTGTTATCACACATATGAGAGGTAATGGCCATTaagggtatacctgcacaaataaaaactcgACAATGCTCCAGGAAATGTCTCCAGCAAATTGGagcagtttttcaaatattgtaacataaagcatgtgaccagtataccacacaatcctataggacaggcagtggttgagaaatctaatagaacactaaaggagatgctccatcAACAGACTGGGGGGACAAAAACCCCCAaatataggttgcataatgctttattgacactaaactttcttaatgccaatgaaaaaggacaaacagctgcagaaagacactgggctacgggaaaaactgctgaactgaatcaaccagtatacttcaaagatgtactaacctcggtATGGagccaggacatgtgttacgttggggtaggggttttgcattggtttccacaggagaagaaaatctttggataccatcaaaattgatcaagatttgagttgaaaatgacaaccctctcgacaaggacgacttgacaggtatttactgaggtatatctcataaaccaaatgaaagcctcccaaaggaatgggaagtacttcgtttttatcttcacaggaaaacccacctccagaagtcaaaggacactgcatgggtagatacttagaggaaagaaggtagctataactatcaaacaaaaggaatgtgtcatacggtaaactttatagctgtctctcaaatagctctatttctcttcatttcctagtccctattcaattaaatcaatgatGGATTTAGAGttagatttggctttcctcccctaaaatccaagcatgttatttaactaaattttaaagtttctgtgttatatcaagaagccaattgatgtaatacagaataaatgaagaatttgaggactatcttttgtcttttcttggctctttctttcaaggcctacaccctcataattgtcgtttttcaTTGGtcgcctttcccagtacacatacatgtgcaagcaaacatttctctgctgacacttatgtttgagtcccatacagccaacgaAGACccgcctgacaacaatccctggatgctccggaaaaagaattgggccatacctctccAACTACACTGGATTCAACTTACTGTTTCgcctgacactccaaccagaacctcgagtactgacttcaatcaagttgaggatttcaacctagatcttcaatcaagcaaatcccatccatctaacatggactggacaTAACCCAATACTTTccctgtgctaacatttttttttcccacaggacccTGAGAgactaccatcgtcccatttcagcaggaagtagtaacttagaagatgctacgcccccgctccccattattgtttattagggcaGTGCAAGC from Cricetulus griseus strain 17A/GY chromosome 1 unlocalized genomic scaffold, alternate assembly CriGri-PICRH-1.0 chr1_0, whole genome shotgun sequence includes the following:
- the LOC113833190 gene encoding histone H2A type 2-B gives rise to the protein MSGRGKQGGKARAKAKSRSSRAGLQFPVGRVHRLLRKGNYAERVGAGAPVYMAAVLEYLTAEILELAGNAARDNKKTRIIPRHLQLAVRNDEELNKLLGGVTIAQGGVLPNIQAVLLPKKTESHKPGKNK